In Niallia sp. FSL W8-0635, one genomic interval encodes:
- a CDS encoding YaaL family protein, with protein sequence MFFQRKGKLRKEFDEKLLVQFSHLKQEWLNDKSLLDKSFDPSDEVISGAKLSEAKYFFLFKEAKQRKINLLK encoded by the coding sequence ATGTTCTTTCAAAGAAAAGGAAAGTTAAGGAAGGAATTCGATGAAAAGCTATTAGTCCAATTTAGTCATTTAAAACAAGAATGGTTAAATGATAAGAGTCTATTAGATAAAAGTTTTGACCCTTCCGATGAAGTAATTAGTGGTGCTAAGCTATCAGAGGCGAAATATTTCTTTTTATTTAAAGAAGCAAAGCAAAGAAAAATAAACTTGCTAAAATAA
- a CDS encoding aminotransferase class I/II-fold pyridoxal phosphate-dependent enzyme: MQEKTPLYSKLLQFQSENNISFHVPGHKNGELLSYDDNEWKRSLWKFDVTELNGLDDLHAPMGVIEEAEKLLTTLYEVKKSYFLVNGSTVGNLAMILSALKEGDKVFVQRNSHKSIMNGIKLAKAQPILLSPDYEEEWKVETFLSESTIKQAIAQFPEVKTLILTSPNYYGMVGDLKAIIQLAHDNGICVLVDEAHGAHFLGSDFFPPSAVQLGADIVVQSAHKTLPALTMGAYLHYNTDFIKQHEVKYYLEILQSSSPSYLIMSSLDKARYYLATYDTEDREYLQKTLTSFCNELQMIPQLKVLSYSHHGDPLKITVQSTVNISGFELQKQLEQEGVYTELADSNNVLFVFPLLKKEMDFPLNEVIAKIKKAVSRNSSEISNEREVLTPIKKSEDIVELKLSEKEQALRSKREVSLTDALHAVCAETIIPYPPGIPILMPGEEITLYHINQLKNLIKDGARFQGNPSIYENKIKIFEK; this comes from the coding sequence TTGCAAGAAAAAACACCTTTATATTCTAAACTCTTACAGTTTCAGTCGGAAAATAATATATCTTTTCATGTACCCGGCCATAAGAATGGAGAATTGCTCTCTTATGATGATAACGAATGGAAAAGATCTTTATGGAAATTCGACGTGACGGAACTTAATGGCCTAGATGATTTGCATGCTCCAATGGGCGTTATTGAGGAGGCAGAAAAACTATTAACAACTCTTTATGAAGTTAAAAAAAGCTATTTTCTTGTAAATGGAAGTACTGTAGGAAATTTAGCTATGATACTATCTGCCTTAAAAGAAGGAGATAAAGTATTTGTTCAAAGGAATAGTCATAAGTCGATTATGAATGGTATAAAGCTAGCTAAAGCACAACCGATTTTACTTAGTCCTGATTACGAGGAAGAATGGAAAGTGGAAACATTCCTATCAGAAAGTACAATTAAGCAAGCAATAGCTCAATTTCCTGAGGTGAAAACCCTTATACTAACTTCTCCGAATTATTATGGTATGGTTGGAGACTTAAAGGCAATCATTCAATTAGCGCATGACAACGGAATTTGTGTTTTAGTTGATGAAGCGCATGGTGCTCATTTTTTAGGAAGTGATTTTTTTCCACCATCAGCTGTTCAGCTTGGAGCAGATATAGTTGTTCAGTCCGCACATAAAACGCTTCCTGCTTTAACGATGGGAGCATACTTACACTATAATACTGATTTCATAAAACAGCATGAAGTAAAATATTATCTGGAGATATTGCAGTCCAGCAGTCCATCCTATTTAATCATGTCCTCCTTAGATAAGGCTAGATATTATTTAGCAACGTATGATACAGAGGACAGGGAGTATCTCCAAAAAACACTCACTTCTTTTTGCAATGAGTTGCAAATGATTCCGCAGTTAAAAGTGTTAAGCTATTCCCATCATGGGGATCCTTTAAAAATTACTGTTCAATCAACAGTCAATATAAGCGGATTTGAACTTCAAAAACAATTGGAACAGGAAGGAGTATATACAGAATTAGCTGATTCTAATAATGTTTTGTTTGTTTTTCCCTTGTTAAAAAAGGAAATGGACTTCCCTTTGAATGAGGTTATTGCAAAAATTAAAAAGGCAGTGTCTAGAAATTCATCTGAAATTTCCAATGAGAGGGAAGTTCTAACACCTATAAAAAAAAGCGAGGATATAGTAGAATTAAAACTTAGTGAAAAAGAGCAAGCATTACGAAGTAAAAGGGAAGTATCACTAACCGATGCTCTTCATGCTGTTTGTGCAGAAACAATTATTCCATATCCACCAGGAATTCCTATTCTAATGCCTGGTGAGGAAATAACATTGTATCATATCAATCAATTAAAGAACTTAATAAAGGATGGAGCAAGATTTCAAGGCAATCCATCTATATATGAAAATAAAATAAAAATTTTCGAGAAATGA
- the tmk gene encoding dTMP kinase, giving the protein MTKGLFITLEGPEGAGKTTIIDRLLTYYQEQEKQIIKTREPGGIPISEKIRSIILDPKHTEMDARTEALLYAAARRQHLVEKVIPALNSGAIVLCDRFIDSSLAYQGFARGIDMDEIWKINQFAIEDVMPELTIYFDLDPRVGLARINNTSDREINRLDLEKIEFHELVQEGYYKVIEKFPERIVKVDASKPLEQVFQDTIDIINRFLK; this is encoded by the coding sequence TTGACAAAAGGGCTCTTTATTACATTAGAAGGACCAGAGGGAGCAGGGAAAACAACGATTATTGATAGGTTGTTAACCTATTACCAGGAACAAGAAAAGCAGATTATAAAAACGAGGGAGCCAGGTGGTATCCCTATTTCAGAAAAAATTAGAAGCATTATATTAGATCCCAAGCATACAGAAATGGATGCTAGAACGGAAGCTTTACTATATGCTGCTGCAAGAAGACAACATTTAGTAGAGAAAGTGATACCAGCTCTTAATAGTGGAGCGATTGTTCTATGTGACCGTTTTATTGATAGTTCTTTGGCTTATCAAGGTTTTGCTAGAGGAATTGATATGGATGAAATTTGGAAGATTAATCAGTTTGCTATTGAAGATGTGATGCCGGAGCTAACGATTTATTTTGATCTAGATCCACGAGTTGGTTTAGCAAGAATCAATAATACTAGTGATAGAGAAATCAATAGACTCGACTTAGAAAAAATAGAATTTCATGAATTAGTTCAAGAAGGCTATTATAAGGTAATAGAGAAATTTCCAGAGAGAATAGTTAAAGTAGATGCATCCAAGCCTTTAGAGCAGGTTTTTCAAGATACGATAGATATTATTAATCGTTTTTTAAAGTAA
- the dnaX gene encoding DNA polymerase III subunit gamma/tau, with amino-acid sequence MNYQALYRVWRPQQFIDVVGQEHVTKTLQNALLQQKISHAYLFSGPRGTGKTSAAKILAKAVNCERAPISEPCNECDACKGITDGTIPDVIEIDAASNNGVEEIRDIRDKVKFAPSSVPYKVYIIDEVHMLSIGAFNALLKTLEEPPKHVIFILATTEPHKIPLTIISRCQRFDFRRITSQAIVNRMRLIMDESAISCEEKALQMIARAADGGMRDALSLLDQAISYSNEVVTVEDALTVTGAVSQNFLNTLSKAILDGDTVRGLQSLDELLLSGKDSNRFIEDFIFFYRDMLLYKTAPRLEESLERVLLDDDFKELAEAYTHEQIYELIHVLNKTQQDMRWTNHPRIFLEVAIVRLCQLETAKSSGQSNVDIPEIQSLLNKITFLEEEVTNLKQKGVVVATEAQPAQKKVRSNRKGFQAPLGKITETLKSATKQELQKVKSNWGAMLNTLVQNQMRSQAALLNEAEPVAASGDSLIIKFKYEIHCQMALDNGKFIETITNSLYQLIGTRYNLLGVPEEQWLNIREEFLNSSHHAESNEADDETRQDNPVVSEAIKLFGEELLEVKD; translated from the coding sequence ATGAACTATCAAGCTTTATACCGGGTTTGGCGTCCTCAACAGTTTATAGATGTGGTAGGGCAGGAACACGTAACAAAGACATTGCAAAATGCCCTTCTTCAGCAAAAAATCTCTCACGCATACTTATTCTCTGGTCCAAGGGGAACGGGGAAAACAAGTGCGGCGAAAATCTTAGCGAAAGCTGTTAACTGTGAGAGAGCACCAATCAGTGAACCTTGTAATGAATGTGATGCATGTAAGGGAATTACAGACGGCACTATACCTGATGTAATCGAAATAGATGCTGCTTCAAATAACGGAGTAGAAGAAATAAGGGATATAAGAGATAAGGTTAAGTTTGCTCCTAGCTCTGTACCTTATAAAGTTTATATTATTGATGAAGTGCATATGCTATCAATTGGAGCCTTTAATGCTCTTTTGAAAACATTGGAGGAACCCCCTAAACATGTAATTTTTATTTTAGCCACTACTGAACCTCACAAAATTCCTTTAACGATTATTTCAAGATGTCAGCGATTTGATTTTAGACGGATTACATCGCAAGCGATTGTCAATCGAATGAGATTGATTATGGATGAGTCAGCAATCTCCTGTGAGGAAAAAGCACTGCAAATGATTGCAAGAGCAGCAGATGGCGGAATGCGCGATGCATTAAGCTTATTAGATCAAGCTATCTCTTATAGCAATGAAGTGGTTACAGTAGAAGATGCTTTGACAGTGACAGGTGCTGTTTCCCAAAACTTTTTAAATACCTTATCTAAAGCAATTTTAGATGGAGACACGGTAAGAGGTCTTCAATCGTTAGATGAATTACTTCTTTCTGGTAAAGACTCTAATCGATTTATTGAAGATTTTATCTTTTTCTACCGGGATATGCTGCTGTATAAAACAGCGCCTCGTTTAGAAGAATCTTTAGAGAGAGTTTTATTAGATGATGATTTTAAAGAGCTTGCGGAAGCGTATACCCATGAACAAATTTATGAGCTCATTCATGTATTGAATAAAACGCAGCAAGATATGCGTTGGACAAACCATCCTAGAATCTTTTTAGAAGTGGCAATTGTAAGGCTTTGTCAGTTGGAGACGGCTAAGTCATCTGGGCAATCAAATGTGGATATCCCTGAAATACAATCTTTACTTAATAAGATAACTTTTTTAGAAGAAGAAGTTACAAATCTTAAGCAAAAGGGTGTAGTAGTAGCAACTGAAGCACAGCCAGCACAGAAAAAAGTAAGATCAAATAGAAAAGGATTCCAGGCTCCTCTTGGTAAAATAACAGAAACACTTAAAAGTGCAACGAAGCAAGAATTGCAAAAAGTAAAAAGTAATTGGGGAGCAATGTTAAATACGCTGGTGCAAAACCAAATGAGATCGCAAGCAGCGTTATTAAATGAAGCGGAACCAGTTGCTGCATCAGGAGACTCCTTGATAATTAAGTTTAAATATGAAATCCACTGTCAAATGGCATTAGATAATGGTAAATTTATAGAGACGATTACTAATTCTTTGTATCAGCTTATAGGTACAAGGTATAATTTATTAGGAGTCCCGGAAGAACAATGGCTCAATATTAGGGAAGAGTTTTTAAATAGTTCCCATCATGCTGAGTCAAACGAGGCAGACGATGAAACTCGTCAAGATAATCCTGTTGTTTCGGAGGCAATAAAATTATTCGGTGAAGAATTATTAGAAGTGAAGGATTAA
- a CDS encoding isochorismatase family cysteine hydrolase codes for MEASNTALLIIDMINDFNFDHGNILAEKALIIAEQIQLLKKQCQKENIPIIYINDHYNLWQAELNKVVEYCSNEKSDQVIDKIKPNDSDYFLIKPRHSAFYGTALYTLLNQLQVKKLILTGIAGNICVLFTANDAYMREYPLLIPDNCIASVDDKDNQYAIRMMKNVMSAKIFTFKENTSISNLSSS; via the coding sequence ATGGAAGCATCTAACACCGCTCTTTTAATTATTGATATGATAAATGATTTTAATTTTGATCACGGAAATATCTTAGCAGAAAAAGCATTAATCATTGCAGAACAAATTCAATTACTAAAAAAACAATGCCAAAAAGAAAATATCCCCATCATCTATATCAATGATCATTATAATCTATGGCAAGCAGAATTAAATAAAGTAGTGGAATATTGCAGCAATGAAAAAAGCGATCAAGTTATCGACAAAATCAAGCCAAATGACTCAGATTACTTTCTAATAAAACCAAGACATTCTGCCTTTTACGGAACCGCACTATATACATTACTTAATCAGCTCCAAGTAAAAAAGCTTATCCTTACCGGCATAGCAGGCAATATTTGCGTTTTATTCACCGCTAACGATGCCTATATGCGAGAATACCCTCTTCTTATCCCTGACAATTGCATTGCTTCTGTCGACGATAAGGATAATCAATACGCTATTCGTATGATGAAAAATGTCATGAGCGCGAAAATATTTACATTCAAAGAAAATACCAGCATTTCTAACCTTTCCTCTTCATAA
- a CDS encoding YbaB/EbfC family nucleoid-associated protein yields the protein MRGMGNMQNMMKQMQKMQKKMAEAQEQLGEEKIEGTAGGGMVTVVVSGHKEIIDVIIKEEVVDPEDVEMLQDLVLAATNDALKKADELTNSTMGQFTKGLNLPGMF from the coding sequence ATGCGTGGAATGGGAAATATGCAAAATATGATGAAGCAAATGCAAAAAATGCAAAAGAAAATGGCAGAAGCTCAAGAACAGCTTGGTGAAGAGAAAATCGAAGGAACAGCAGGTGGTGGAATGGTAACTGTTGTTGTATCAGGCCATAAAGAAATTATTGATGTTATTATTAAGGAAGAGGTTGTTGATCCAGAAGATGTAGAAATGTTGCAAGATCTTGTTTTGGCAGCAACAAATGATGCATTAAAAAAAGCGGATGAACTTACTAACTCTACAATGGGTCAGTTTACAAAAGGATTAAATCTTCCTGGAATGTTTTAA
- the recR gene encoding recombination mediator RecR, translating to MHYPEPISKLIDSFMKLPGIGPKTASRLAFFVLNMKEDTVLDFAKALVNAKRNLTYCSVCGHITDQDPCYICQDSRRDRSIICVVQDPKDVIAMEKMKEYNGLYHVLHGAISPMDGIGPEDINVPSLIKRLQDDEAQEVIMATNPNIEGEATAMYISRLLKPSGIKITRIAHGLPVGGDLEYADEVTLSKALEGRREV from the coding sequence ATGCATTATCCTGAACCTATATCAAAGCTGATCGACAGCTTTATGAAATTGCCAGGCATCGGGCCTAAAACGGCCTCAAGACTGGCTTTTTTTGTATTAAATATGAAAGAAGATACAGTATTAGATTTTGCAAAGGCACTTGTTAATGCAAAAAGAAATCTTACTTATTGCTCTGTTTGTGGACATATTACAGACCAAGATCCTTGTTATATATGCCAAGATAGTAGAAGAGACAGAAGTATTATATGTGTAGTGCAAGATCCGAAAGATGTTATAGCTATGGAAAAAATGAAAGAATACAATGGACTTTATCACGTGCTCCATGGCGCTATTTCTCCGATGGATGGTATAGGACCAGAAGATATTAATGTACCGTCATTAATAAAAAGATTGCAAGATGATGAAGCGCAAGAAGTTATTATGGCAACCAATCCGAATATAGAAGGAGAGGCAACAGCCATGTATATTTCCCGTCTTTTAAAACCATCAGGAATTAAGATAACAAGAATTGCTCATGGTTTGCCAGTGGGTGGAGATTTAGAATATGCAGATGAGGTTACACTATCTAAAGCATTAGAAGGTAGAAGAGAAGTGTAA
- a CDS encoding glycoside hydrolase family 18 protein: MQIHVVSNNQTLTGIAAAYSTTVNDLIEANDLPNPNRLTIGQALLIPIIGSFYWVKPGDSLWSIAQRFRVNYEQLASINSIPVNQHLQVGLRLYIPELPKRPVDTNAYVEPRGTSVAPNLEASARETAPYLTYLAPFSFQALRDGTLKEPLLNNFPSIAQRNNNVLMMVITNQENDQFSDELGRILLNDETIQNNFINNIVTTAKKYGFKDIHFDFEYLRPVDREAYNSFLRKAKNRFSQEGWLLSTALAPKTSANQKGKWYEGHDYRAHGEIVDFVVIMTYEWGYSGGPAMAVSPIGPVRDVLQYAVTEIPSSKIMMGQNLYGYDWTLPFVEGSVARALSPQAAIQLAADNNVAILYDQKAQAPYFKYTDSEGKLHEVWFEDARSIQAKFNLIKELNLRGISYWKLGLSFPQNWLLILDNFQVTKRA; this comes from the coding sequence ATGCAAATTCATGTTGTCAGCAATAATCAAACCTTAACAGGCATTGCAGCTGCATACAGTACAACGGTTAATGATTTGATAGAAGCCAATGACCTACCAAATCCAAATCGATTAACAATAGGGCAAGCACTTCTCATTCCCATTATCGGAAGCTTTTATTGGGTAAAACCAGGAGATAGTCTCTGGTCTATCGCTCAAAGATTTAGAGTTAATTACGAACAATTGGCTTCTATTAATTCCATTCCTGTTAACCAACATTTACAAGTCGGCTTACGTTTATACATTCCCGAGCTACCTAAAAGACCCGTAGATACTAACGCGTATGTGGAACCACGAGGCACTTCCGTTGCGCCAAATTTAGAGGCAAGCGCACGAGAAACCGCTCCTTATTTAACTTATCTCGCTCCTTTTAGTTTCCAAGCACTACGAGATGGCACTTTAAAAGAACCGCTTCTAAATAATTTCCCAAGTATCGCACAAAGAAATAATAATGTATTAATGATGGTTATTACGAATCAAGAAAATGATCAATTTAGTGATGAATTAGGAAGAATTCTGTTAAACGATGAAACCATTCAAAACAACTTTATCAATAATATTGTCACAACTGCAAAAAAATACGGGTTTAAGGATATTCATTTTGATTTTGAATATTTAAGACCAGTTGATCGCGAAGCTTACAACTCCTTCCTACGCAAAGCCAAAAATCGTTTTTCACAAGAAGGCTGGCTATTATCGACTGCATTGGCACCAAAAACAAGTGCCAACCAAAAAGGCAAGTGGTATGAAGGGCATGATTACAGAGCCCACGGGGAAATTGTTGATTTCGTTGTTATCATGACATATGAATGGGGATATAGCGGCGGACCTGCAATGGCTGTTTCCCCTATAGGTCCGGTTAGAGATGTTCTACAATATGCCGTAACGGAAATACCTTCCTCTAAAATTATGATGGGGCAAAATCTATACGGATATGATTGGACATTGCCATTCGTTGAAGGTTCAGTCGCCAGAGCACTTAGTCCTCAAGCAGCCATTCAGCTGGCAGCTGATAACAATGTTGCTATATTATATGATCAAAAAGCACAGGCTCCCTATTTTAAATATACCGATAGCGAAGGGAAACTACATGAAGTATGGTTTGAAGATGCCCGTTCCATTCAGGCTAAATTCAATTTAATTAAGGAGCTTAATTTAAGAGGAATTAGCTATTGGAAATTAGGGTTATCCTTTCCTCAAAACTGGCTTTTAATCCTTGATAATTTCCAAGTAACTAAACGAGCATAA
- a CDS encoding pro-sigmaK processing inhibitor BofA family protein, giving the protein MSPVVIISIVIGLIILLLVVGTPIKPLRMIGQGIIKIMIGALFLFFLNTVGNQYGIHVPINFATSTVSGILGIPGVAALVAIQLYII; this is encoded by the coding sequence GTGAGTCCGGTTGTTATTATATCTATTGTCATCGGTTTAATTATTTTGTTGCTAGTAGTGGGAACACCAATAAAGCCGCTTAGAATGATTGGACAAGGTATTATTAAAATTATGATTGGTGCATTGTTTTTATTTTTTTTAAATACGGTTGGTAATCAATATGGTATACATGTGCCAATAAATTTTGCAACTTCAACTGTATCAGGGATATTAGGAATCCCAGGCGTGGCAGCATTAGTAGCGATTCAACTATATATTATTTAA
- a CDS encoding sigma factor G inhibitor Gin, which translates to MGKSHYTQSIQGEKCLICEKNKLEGIHLFQSFICMECEREIVNTKTNDPKYQFFVYQMGKARILQERRQA; encoded by the coding sequence ATGGGGAAATCTCATTATACTCAATCAATACAAGGGGAAAAATGTCTCATATGTGAAAAAAATAAATTAGAAGGAATTCATCTTTTTCAATCGTTTATATGTATGGAATGTGAGAGAGAAATCGTTAACACAAAAACAAATGATCCAAAATATCAATTTTTTGTTTATCAAATGGGAAAAGCACGAATTCTACAAGAAAGGCGACAAGCCTAA
- the holB gene encoding DNA polymerase III subunit delta', producing MTRTWEQLERTQPIVLKMLKNSLKKERLAHAYLFEGMKGTGKREISLVLTKSILCENSIEGYVPCETCSNCKRINNGNHPDVHLLEPDGQSIKKHQIQSLQEEFAKTGVESNQKVYILVHADKMTTNAANSLLKFLEEPNAETTAILLTEQIQQILPTILSRCQVLSFTPLSPTEMGKELVRNGIKLNEAPLLAQITNNFEEALTLSTDEWFVQAQKIVVKLYEALKGAPLEALVALQREWFSHFKEKEQFDRGLDLLLLLYKDLLYIQLGKHDQIVYVSEKERLEAYALRTSNKRITEQMTAIFEAKRKLQGNMNPQLLMEQLVLKLQEGSSVV from the coding sequence TTGACAAGAACATGGGAACAGCTTGAACGGACACAACCCATTGTTTTAAAGATGCTGAAAAATAGCTTAAAAAAAGAACGACTAGCACATGCTTATCTTTTTGAGGGAATGAAGGGAACAGGTAAAAGGGAAATAAGTCTAGTTCTCACAAAGAGTATTTTATGTGAAAATAGTATAGAAGGATATGTTCCATGTGAAACATGTTCTAATTGCAAGCGGATAAATAATGGAAATCATCCAGATGTTCATTTACTGGAACCAGATGGGCAATCAATAAAAAAACATCAGATACAGAGTCTACAAGAAGAGTTCGCAAAAACGGGAGTAGAGTCAAATCAAAAGGTGTATATTCTTGTTCATGCAGATAAAATGACCACAAATGCTGCTAATAGTTTGCTGAAATTTTTGGAAGAACCGAATGCAGAAACAACTGCTATTCTACTAACAGAACAAATTCAGCAAATATTGCCGACTATTTTATCAAGATGCCAAGTTCTTTCTTTCACACCATTATCTCCAACTGAAATGGGAAAAGAACTAGTAAGAAATGGAATTAAATTGAATGAAGCTCCTTTACTTGCGCAAATTACCAATAATTTTGAAGAGGCGTTGACACTTAGTACGGATGAATGGTTTGTACAAGCGCAAAAAATAGTGGTAAAATTATATGAGGCTCTTAAAGGAGCTCCTTTAGAAGCGTTAGTAGCTCTTCAAAGAGAATGGTTTTCGCATTTTAAAGAAAAAGAACAGTTTGATAGAGGACTTGATTTATTATTGCTACTATATAAAGATTTATTATATATACAGCTTGGCAAGCACGATCAGATTGTATACGTTAGCGAAAAAGAACGTCTAGAGGCCTATGCTTTAAGAACGTCTAACAAACGCATAACGGAACAAATGACAGCTATTTTTGAAGCAAAGCGAAAGCTGCAAGGAAATATGAATCCACAGTTATTGATGGAGCAGCTAGTGCTAAAGCTGCAGGAGGGATCTTCAGTTGTATGA
- a CDS encoding cyclic-di-AMP receptor, with amino-acid sequence MKLILTVIQDKDSNKLLNALVENNFRATKLASTGGFLKSGNTTFMIGTEDIRVEKALQIIKDNCQSRDQLVAPVSPMGGNADSYVPYPVEVEVGGATVFVLPVEQFKQF; translated from the coding sequence ATGAAATTAATTCTGACAGTCATTCAAGATAAAGATAGTAATAAATTGCTTAATGCACTTGTTGAAAATAATTTTAGAGCGACAAAGCTTGCGAGTACTGGCGGATTTTTGAAATCTGGAAATACCACCTTTATGATAGGTACGGAAGATATACGAGTCGAAAAAGCACTGCAAATTATTAAAGATAATTGTCAATCAAGAGATCAATTAGTTGCTCCTGTATCTCCTATGGGAGGAAATGCAGATTCCTATGTCCCATATCCAGTAGAAGTGGAAGTCGGGGGTGCTACTGTATTTGTATTACCTGTGGAGCAATTTAAGCAATTTTAA
- the tadA gene encoding tRNA adenosine(34) deaminase TadA → MEENEDQFFMKIAIEEAQKAAEIGEVPIGAVVAYKGEVIARAHNLRETDQSAVAHAELLAIEKACKTLGTWRLEEATLYVTLEPCAMCSGAILLSRIPRVVYGAVDPKGGCAGTFMNLLQDSRFNHQSEVISGVLAEECGRLLTSFFQEIRTRRKEEKRLKAGNTGAYNN, encoded by the coding sequence ATGGAAGAAAATGAAGATCAATTTTTTATGAAAATAGCTATAGAGGAAGCGCAGAAGGCGGCAGAAATAGGAGAGGTGCCAATAGGAGCAGTTGTTGCCTATAAGGGTGAGGTAATAGCAAGAGCACATAACTTAAGAGAAACGGATCAATCTGCTGTTGCGCATGCAGAATTGCTTGCTATAGAGAAAGCGTGTAAAACATTGGGGACATGGAGGTTAGAAGAAGCGACACTTTATGTTACGCTTGAACCATGTGCAATGTGTTCTGGTGCTATTTTGCTGTCCCGTATCCCTCGAGTGGTTTATGGAGCTGTTGATCCTAAGGGAGGATGTGCTGGTACCTTTATGAATCTGCTTCAAGATAGTCGATTTAATCATCAGAGTGAAGTGATTTCTGGTGTTTTAGCAGAAGAATGTGGTCGGTTATTAACTTCTTTTTTTCAGGAAATAAGAACCCGGAGGAAGGAAGAAAAACGATTAAAGGCAGGAAACACAGGAGCTTACAATAATTAA
- a CDS encoding YaaR family protein translates to MKINKDIRINPEGTRIEAKGSLGGSKFQGYVQQQNEKLKVEQLQTLIKNIDDIGNRLGRSQNLKDLTKYKSLVKQFVKEAVDFGMEVKKDSSWDQFGQGRDLSVVHVIDDKLVELTEEVMTKEKNSLNILDKIGEIKGLLINIYT, encoded by the coding sequence ATGAAGATTAATAAAGACATTCGAATCAATCCGGAAGGGACTAGAATAGAAGCTAAGGGAAGTCTAGGTGGTTCGAAGTTTCAAGGATATGTCCAACAACAAAATGAAAAATTAAAGGTCGAGCAGCTTCAAACATTAATAAAAAATATTGATGATATTGGTAATAGGTTAGGGCGATCACAAAATCTAAAGGATTTGACCAAATATAAATCCCTAGTTAAGCAGTTTGTAAAGGAAGCTGTTGATTTTGGGATGGAAGTAAAAAAAGATAGTTCTTGGGATCAATTTGGTCAGGGTAGAGATTTAAGTGTTGTGCATGTAATTGATGATAAATTAGTTGAACTAACAGAAGAAGTAATGACAAAAGAGAAAAATAGTTTAAATATTTTGGATAAAATTGGTGAAATTAAAGGTTTGCTGATTAATATATATACGTAA
- a CDS encoding PSP1 domain-containing protein: MYDVVGIRFKKAGKIYYFDPNELIIQKGDFVIVETVRGVEFGKVVIGPKKVDENDVVLPLKKVLRIADQKDQMIVEENKLAAKEAYDVCCEKVTLHELDMKLVDVEYTFDRNKIIFYFTADGRVDFRELVKDLASIFRTRIELRQIGVRDEAKMLGGIGPCGRMLCCSTFLGDFEPVSIKMAKDQNLSLNPTKISGLCGRLMCCLKYENDDYEAAKELLPDLGDWIDTPNGKGKVVGLNILERVLQVEISEQERVLEYTLDEILQEDAVSVQSTD, encoded by the coding sequence TTGTATGATGTTGTAGGAATCCGCTTTAAAAAAGCTGGAAAAATATATTATTTTGATCCAAATGAATTAATTATACAAAAAGGAGACTTTGTCATTGTTGAAACTGTTCGAGGTGTCGAGTTCGGAAAAGTAGTAATTGGCCCGAAAAAAGTTGATGAAAATGATGTGGTTTTACCTTTGAAAAAAGTATTAAGAATTGCGGATCAAAAAGATCAAATGATTGTAGAAGAAAATAAGTTAGCAGCAAAAGAAGCATATGATGTTTGCTGTGAGAAAGTGACGCTACATGAATTAGATATGAAATTAGTAGATGTAGAATATACATTTGACCGTAATAAAATAATTTTTTATTTTACTGCAGATGGTCGAGTTGATTTTAGGGAATTGGTAAAGGATTTAGCATCCATTTTTCGAACAAGAATTGAGCTTCGTCAAATTGGAGTTAGAGATGAAGCGAAAATGCTTGGGGGAATTGGCCCATGTGGTAGAATGCTATGCTGCTCGACTTTCTTAGGTGATTTCGAACCAGTATCTATTAAGATGGCAAAGGACCAAAACCTTTCCTTAAATCCTACGAAAATTTCTGGATTATGCGGAAGATTAATGTGTTGTTTAAAATATGAAAATGACGATTATGAGGCTGCAAAGGAACTCTTACCAGACTTAGGTGATTGGATTGATACACCGAATGGAAAGGGAAAAGTTGTTGGTTTAAATATTTTAGAACGTGTACTCCAAGTGGAAATTTCTGAACAAGAACGAGTGCTTGAATATACATTAGATGAAATACTGCAAGAAGATGCTGTTTCAGTTCAATCCACAGATTAA